The sequence AGCGGTATTATTACTGCAGCTAATGGAGGTACCGCCCCTACTTTAACTATCAGCGCTCCTGTGAGTGGTGCCGTTTATACAGTAGAAATGATTTCGCCGGCAGGCTGTATGTTTACTTCTACCAATGCCATAGGTTTTTCAACGGTTAATATTGCCGCTATAGGTTCCTTCTCAACTTGCGCAGGAGGAGCGAGTGGTTCTGCCACAGTCGTCGGTAACGGTAGTGGTACCGGGTATGTTTATACCTGGATAAATGCAGCTAATAATGCTACTATAGGAAATGCTGCAACCGTCAATAACCTGGCTCCCGGTGTATATAGCGTCGTCATCTCGGCCTTTGGGGCCACCGGTTGCGGGCAAGCCACTTCTACCGTACTGGTAAGTACCGCTCCGCCGGGTGTGCAGTTTGTTTTAAAATCGTTTTGCGGAACTGAAGCCTATCTCTGTGCTAATGGTAGTGGTAGTAATTATCAATGGTATACTCCTTCCTTAGCAGCTATTTCGGCTACTGCTGGAGGAACGGCAGCTTGCTATACAGTTAATCCTGCAAGTAATGGAAATATTTACACCATGACTCGTCTCTCTTCACAAGGCTGTCGTGATTCTGTTCAATATTGGCTCACAGCATCTCCTCCGGGCACAATGTATATGAGTAATCTCTCTAAAATCTGTCCGGGTGGTACCAATGGTACTGCAACGGTTACTATCATTCCTGCTGCTAATACTCCTCCGGGTTTTAATACGTATTCGGTAACTGGTACAGGAACAACTTCAGCTTATACTTCCGTTAATGGACCTACAACTTCTAATACTTATAGTTTTGGAGGTCTATCTGCAGGTACTTACACGCTTCGCGGTTTCGATGGGTCTTGTACTTACACTGCCGGATTCTCGCTTGTTCCTCACACATACACTTACAACTTGTCTCAAACAAGTGTGAGTCTGTGTCCAGGCAATAACATACAAGCAGCTGCGGTATTCCCCTCTCCACCTGCTTTTGGTCAATATACGTATTCATGGAGTCCTTCCACTTTCTTAATAGGTGCAAACTCTCAAAATGCTATTATCAGCCCTACATTGGCGGTGGGTGTTACTACAACTATTACCTATTCACTCATTGTAACGCCTACCATTGTAAACTGTCCTATTGTTAAGACATTTACGCTTAAAGCTTACAATCCGGCTATACCTACCTTTTCGTTAATACCGAATTTGTGTAATACGTCTCCATCCATTCAGATTGTGGCTAATCCTCCGGGCGGAGCATTCAGCTCTACTAATAATGCTGTTTCAAGCACGGGTTGGATTACACCTTCGTTATCATCTATATCGTCAGCTACAGCTATGAACAACGTTTTTGGTTATACCGTTACACCTTCTTACAGCTGTTCTGTGAAAACAACTGGTAACTACCAGGTATCTCAGTTCTGGCCTTCTTCCTTAAGTTCAACTGTTCCTCCACTCTGTAGTACTGGACAGCCTTTCAATTTAATGAACATTGTTTCTAATACTCAAAATGGAGCATGGACAAGTACTTTAGGCACAAGTCCAAGTGTAGTTACGGGTTCAAATAGCTTTAATCCTAATAATTTACCCACAGGTACTTATTATATTAGCTATGTAACGCAGTCTACACCTAATCCTACCGTGTGTCCTTCTATTACAACTACTAGTGTATCTGTAACACATACCAGTACACCGCTTATTTATGCTAAACCAGAATTCTGTACAAACAGTGCTCCTTTCACTATGACTGTAAATCCTACAGGTGGTGGCTGGCTGGTTAATAATGGCGCGGTATCTCCTGGCGGTGTGGTTAATCCTACACTGGTTACAGTTCCGGGCATGGTGATTACTTATACAGTAATGGATGGGCCTTGTTTAAACACAAGTACTACTAATTTAACAGTGTCTCGTTTTTATACTGCCGCATTCAGCGCTCCAATACTTGACCAGTGTGGTCCTACCAGCACTCCTATTAATTTAATGAGTTATGTACAGAACACTGTAAATGGTTCCTGGACTCAAGGGGTAAGCATGGGTCAAAACTACATTCCAAATGGTGGAATTATAGGATCTACTTTCTATCCTAACAGCTTGCCTACTGGTGTGTATACCCTTACATACAATACTGTTTCTGCACCTAATACACTTTGTCCTGACCAAAGAACTATCACTGTTTCTGTTCTTAATCCTATTACACCAACCATTACCCAAGTTGGACCATTCTGTAATAATGCAGGAACTGTGCAATTAGTTGTTAATCCAGCCAATACCGGGCAGTGGACTTCCTCTCCGTATGTCTCTTCAAACGGAGTATTTACTCCTTCACTTAGTTCTGTAGGTAATAATGGAATACAATACGTTGTTGGAACCAGTACCTGTAATGTTGAAAATACAAAAGTTATCAGTATTGAGGCTTTTGTACCAGCTACTATCGTAAGTACTATTCCTGATTTATGTAATACAAGTCCTGTTTTAAACCTTACACCATTTACTTTAAGTAATCTTGGTAGCTGGAGCGGTGCTGGTATTTCAGGAACAAGCTTTAACCCTGGAATAGTGGGTGCAGGTCAGTTCGTCTTACAACACAATACTAATTCCTCGCCGTCCGGTATCTGTCCTGATGTGGCAAGTATTTCAGTGAATGTTTACTCTTTAGCAACTCCGGTGGTTAGCCAGGTTGGGCCTTTCTGTAACTCTAGCCTGCCTACGCAATTAGAAGTAACCCCAATAGGTGGATTGTTTGGAGGTCCTAATGTGGGTGTTGTATCTTTCGGCGGTAAATTTAATCCTGCTGCTGCTATTATTGGTAACAATATCATCAACTATAGCATTACCTCAGGGCCTTGCGTTGCTTATGCTCAAACGGTAATTAAAGTAGAGAAATTTGTATCAGCTGATCTTTCAAAACCTGCTGGTCCGTATTGTACTACTACAGATCCTATTAACCTGGATAATTTCGTACAAAATCCAGGTGGACAATGGGAAGCTTTTCAAAGCAGTCCTGGATTGTTAGGTAATATGTTCTATCCTAAGGTAGCAAACCCTAATAACAATAACAGGTATGTGTACGCTACTCACTCTATGCCAACTGCAACTCTTTGTCCGGATACGGCCATGATGAGAATTGAGGTAAGAGAGGCAAGAGAGCCAAAAATAACTGTTACCAAAAATGCAGAATGTGCACCTGTGGAAGTTGTATTTAATGATCCTGGTGTAAATGCAGGGGTAGGTATCTGGACTTTCGAAGATGGTTCTGAACCGGTGCAGGGCTATAATACCACACACGTCTTTACAGTTCCTGGTACTTATGAAGTTCATTATAACTATACAGATGAAATCGGTTGTGTTTCCACTCCTGTAAAAACTCAATCTGTTACCGTTAATGAGGTGCCTAAAGCAGACTTCTCTGTGCCTGAGGAAATTTACATTACCGATCCGCAAATTCAGCTCACCAACTTAACTTCTGTTTTAGGAAATAATACTTACCAATGGAAAATGACAGGGGCTTTAACCACTACAACGGAAGTAAATCCAGCCATCATTGTTCCTAAAATCGGTAAATACCAGATCACTTTAACAGCCACTTCAATTCACGGCTGTACCGATGAGATTACTAAAACAATTGAAGTGAAAAATGTATTCAATGTGTTTATTCCTAACTCGTTCTCTCCTAACTTTGATGGATTAAACGATTACTTCATCCCAGTTTTCTCGAAAGAAGGATTAGATATGAAATCTTTCGAAATGGAAATATTCGACCGTTGGGGACACTCTTTATACCATACCAAAGATGCTACAGCTAAAGGTTGGGATGGATCGGTACAAAACAAAGGAGAGCCTTTAAAAGAAGAAGTTTATATCTACAGAATTAAATACAAAGATTCTGATGGTAACGCTTATAACAAAATGGGACATCTCTCTTTAGTGAAATAATTTTTAAATACCCTCTTAAAAAAAAGCTGCTCAAAGAGCAGCTTTTTTTTTGCCTTTTTTATCAATTTCTTATTAAGATTATCCATCTTATTTGTTCACACTGCTCTATTTTTTTTGGCATTATCTACATACCAATGAGGTTAATTTAAAAGGACCAAAAGCCGATTACCTTTTTAAACGACTTAGTAAAAGATCGTTTTGAATGAGTGAATAACTTTGAACCCAGCTACCCATCCCCTAATTTTACTAATACTACGAAACCGCTTTAAACTGTTTTTGTAGAACCCAATACAAAAAATCAAGAAAGTATGAAAAATCTCTTCAAAAATTTGTCTGTAATTGCCCTCTCTCTAAGCTTTGGTCTTAACGCTCAGGTTAATTCCAATAAGGCAAAAACGACAATGGCTCCACAAAACACTGCCAAAGCTTCTTATGTGGCTAACCAGGAATATTTAGCGCCAACTTCCAATACTGGTTTTCAAAGCTATTATGGAGATTCTCTTGCTGGCTTCCAGGAAGCTAAAATAAAAGCAGATCTTTTAGGGCAAGGTATAGCAGCCTGGGAAGTGAAAATTAAATTAAACATTTTAAAGCGTAATTATATTAATACCAAATTCAATATCGGGCCGAAAAAAATTCCGGTATTTATGCCAGTGGCTAACGGCAAAAAACAATCTACAACTTCGGTTATCAATGGAAAGCCAATAGGTGGAGGCGGAGCCGTGGTTAATGCGACCCCCTGTGTAAATGAAGATTTCGAATCTACTTTACCAGGAACTTATACAAGTTCTAATTCAGTAACCGGGTGGACTGTTACTGAAAGAAACAATGATGATGCTTGTAATCCTACTAACTGGACAGGCGGCAGTAATGAGTTTTCGATTGTTGCAACGCCTATCTTAAACTGGTGGGGGTTATTCTCAACAATGGGTGTTATAGGAAATTCTCCATTAGGAGGTACTAATGTTGCCCAGTTAAATGACGATCAGCCCAACACTACCCACATGACCAAAATCTCAACACAATTTCCGGTTACTACTGCAAACACCGTTTTTCAGTTCGCTTACGCAGGATATTGGCAAGATGGCGGACATAGTTGTTGCCTGGTGCAAGGCCAGAATACGCAACCGGGTTTAAGGGTAGATATGTATGACTGTAGTGGAAATGCTCTACAGTGTTCTTCTATAAATTTCTCCCCGGGTAGTGGCTGCGCAAGTAGTAACGTCACTTTCAGTACTACTTCTGGAGCCTCGTGGACCAACTGGCAGGTGAAATACATTGACTTAACGCCCTATATTGGAACTTGTATTAGAATTGACATTGCAACTGCCGATTGTTCTGCAGGGGGTCACTGGGGTTCTACTTTAGTGGATGCCAGATGTGGTGGGCAGGTTGTAGGTTCAGGAATGGGTGGCCCTAATGGCGGTAACGTGTCGGGCCCGGTGAGTTTTTGTGCCGGACAAAATGTGGCTCAGATTGCAGCACCTTTAGGATATTCAACTTATCAATGGTATGATGCAAGCGGTATTATTACTGCAGCTAATGGAGGTACCGCCCCTACTTTAACTATCAGCGCTCCTGTGAGTGGTGCCGTTTATACAGTAGAAATGATTTCGCCGGCAGGCTGTATGTTTACTTCTACCAATGCCATAGGTTTTTCAACGGTTAATATTGCCGCTATAGGTTCCTTCTCAACTTGCGCAGGAGGAGCGAGTGGTTCTGCCACAGTCGTCGGTAACGGTAGTGGTACCGGGTATGTTTATACCTGGATAAATGCAGCTAATAATGCTACTATAGGAAATGCTGCGACCGTCAGCGGCCTGGCCGCCGGTGTATATAGCGTCGTCATCTCGGCCTTTGGGGCCACCGGTTGCGGGCAAGCTACTTCAACCGTTTTGGTAAGCACATCTCCTCCCGGCATCGACATTGTTTTAAAATCGTTTTGTGGAACCGAAGCCTATCTCTGTGCTAATGGTAGTGGTAGCAATTATCAATGGTATACTCCTACTTTAGCAGCTATTTCGGCTACTGCTGGAGGAACGGCAGCTTGCTATACAGTTAATCCTGCAAGTAATGGAAATATTTACACCATGACTCGTCTCTCTTCACAAGGCTGTCGTGATTCTGTTCAATATTGGCTCACAGCATCTCCTCCGGGCTCAATGTATATGAGTAATCTCTCTAAAATTTGTCCGGGTGGTACCAATGGTACTGCAACGGTTACTATCATTCCTGCTGCTAATACTCCTCCGGGTTTTAATACGTATTCGGTAACTGGTACAGGAACAACTTCAGCTTATACTTCCGTTAATGGACCTACAACTTCTAATACTTATAGTTTTGGAGGTCTATCTGCAGGTACTTACACGCTTCGCGGTTTCGATGGGTCTTGTACTTACACTGCCGGATTCTCGCTTGTTCCTCACACATACACTTACAACTTGTCTCAAACAAGTGTGAGTCTGTGTCCAGGCAATAACATACAAGCAGCTGCGGTATTCCCCTCTCCACCTGCTTTTGGTCAATATACGTATTCATGGAGCCCTTCCACTTTCTTAATAGGTGCAAACGCTCAAAATGCTATTATCAGCCCTACATTGCCAGTGGGTGGCACTACAACTATTACCTATTCACTCATTGTAACGCCTACTCTGGTAAACTGTCCTATTGTTAAGACATTTACGCTTAAAGCTTACAATCCGGCTATACCTACCTTTTCGTTAATACCGAATTTGTGTAATACGTCTCCATCCATTCAGATTGTGGCTAATCCTCCGGGCGGAGCATTCAGCTCTACTAATAATGCTGTTTCAAGCACGGGTTGGATTACACCTTCGTTATCATCTATATCGTCAGCTACAGCTATGAACAACGTTTTTGGTTATACCGTTACACCTTCTTACAGCTGTTCTGTGAATACAACTGGTAACTACCAGGTATCTCAGTTCTGGCCTTCTTCCTTAAGTTCAACTGTTCCTCCACTCTGTAGTACTGGACAGCCTTTCAATTTAATGAACATTGTTTCTAATACTCAAAATGGAGCATGGACAAGTACTTTAGGCACAAGTCCAAGTGTAGTTACGGGTTCAAATAGCTTTAATCCTAATAATTTACCCACAGGTACTTATTATATTAGCTATGTAACGCAGTCTACACCTAATCCTACCGTGTGTCCTTCTATTACAACTACTAGTGTATCTGTAACACATACCAGTACACCGCTTATTTATGCTAAACCAGAATTCTGTACAAACAGTGCTCCTTTCACTATGACTGTAAATCCTACAGGTGGTGGCTGGCTGGTCAATAATGGCGCGGTATCTCCTGGCGGTGTGGTTAATCCTACACTGGTTACAGTTCCGGGCATGGTGGTTACTTATACAGTAATGGATGGGCCTTGTTTAAACACAAGTACTACTAATTTAACAGTGTCTCGTTTTTATACTGCCGCATTCAGCGCTCCAATACTTGACCAGTGTGGTCCTACCAGCACTCCTATTAATTTAATGAGTTATGTACAGAACACTGTAAATGGTTCCTGGACTCAAGGGGTAAGCATGGGTCAAAACTACATTCCAAATGGTGGAATTATAGGATCTACTTTCTATCCTAACAGCTTGCCTACTGGTGTGTATACCCTTACATACAATACTGTTTCTGCACCTAATACACTTTGTCCTGACCAAAGAACTATCACTGTTTCTGTTCTTAATCCTATTACACCAACCATTACCCAAGTTGGACCATTCTGTAATAATGCAGGAACTGTGCAATTAGTTGTTAATCCAGCCAATACCGGGCAGTGGACTTCCTCTCCGTATGTCTCTTCAAACGGAGTATTTACTCCTTCACTTAGTTCTGTAGGTAATAATGGAATACAATACGTTGTTGGAACCAGTACCTGTAATGTTGAAAATACAAAAGTTATCAGTATTGAGGCTTTTGTACCAGCTACTATCGTAAGTACTATTCCTGATTTATGTAATACAAGTCCTGTTTTAAACCTTACACCATTTACTTTAAGTAATCTTGGTAGCTGGAGCGGTGCTGGTATTTCAGGAACAAGCTTTAACCCTGGAATAGTGGGTGCAGGTCAGTTCGTCTTACAACACAATACTAATTCCTCGCCGTCCGGTATCTGTCCTGATGTGGCAAGTATTTCAGTGAATGTTTACTCTTTAGCAACTCCGGTGGTTAGCCAGGTTGGGCCTTTCTGTAACTCTAGCCTGCCTACGCAATTAGAAGTAACCCCAATAGGTGGATTGTTTGGAGGTCCTAATGTGGGTGTTGTATCTTTCGGCGGTAAATTTAATCCTGCTGCTGCTATTATTGGTAACAATATCATCAACTATAGCATTACCTCAGGGCCTTGCGTTGCTTATGCTCAAACGGTAATTAAAGTAGAGAAATTTGTATCAGCTGATCTTTCAAAACCTGCTGGTCCGTATTGTACTACTACAGATCCTATTAACCTGGATAATTTCGTACAAAATCCAGGTGGACAATGGGAAGCTTTTCAAAGCAGTCCTGGATTGTTAGGTAATATGTTCTATCCTAAGGTAGCAAACCCTAATAACAATAACAGGTATGTGTACGCTACTCACTCTATGCCAACTGCAACTCTTTGTCCGGATACGGCCATGATGAGAATTGAGGTAAGAGAGGCAAGAGAGCCAAAAATAACTGTTACCAAAAATGCAGAATGTGCACCTGTGGAAGTTGTATTTAATGATCCTGGTGTAAATGCAGGGGTAGGTATCTGGACTTTCGAAGATGGTTCTGAACCGGTGCAGGGCTATAATACCACACACGTCTTTACAGTTCCTGGTACTTATGAAGTTCATTATAACTATACAGATGAAATCGGTTGTGTTTCCACTCCTGTAAAAACTCAATCTGTTACCGTTAATGAGGTGCCTAAAGCAGACTTCTCTGTGCCTGAGGAAATTTACATTACCGATCCGCAAATTCAGCTCACCAACTTAACTTCTGTTTTAGGAAATAATACTTACCAATGGAAAATGACAGGGGCTTTAACCACTACAACGGAAGTAAATCCAGCCATCATTGTTCCTAAAATCGGTAAATACCAGATCACTTTAACAGCCACTTCAATTCACGGCTGTACCGATGAGATTACTAAAACAATTGAAGTGAAAAATGTATTCAATGTGTTTATTCCTAACTCGTTCTCTCCTAACTTTGATGGATTAAACGATTACTTCATCCCAGTTTTCTCGAAAGAAGGATTAGATATGAAATCTTTCGAAATGGAAATATTCGACCGTTGGGGACACTCTTTATACCATACCAAAGATGCTACAGCTAAAGGTTGGGATGGATCGGTACAAAACAAAGGAGAGCCTTTAAAAGAAGAAGTTTATATCTACAGAATTAAATACAAAGATTCTGATGGTAATGCTTATAACAAAATGGGACATCTCTCTTTAGTGAAATAATTTTTAAATACCCTCTTAAAAAAAGCTGCTCAAAGAGCAGCTTTTTTTTTGCCTTTTTTAGACGCTCTGCTACTATGAAAAGTGTGCTCAATCGTTTTTAACATTTGTGTATTTCTTTTACTTTTGCGATTTTTGTTTAGCTGAATTTATAAACTTAGACTGAGAGACATGATTTCTGCACCAATTCGTTTTATAGACAAAGACCGCGACAAAGCAAAGTTTTTTGCTACACTTCGTCAAAGAGTTGACGCTTATTTTAAAGAGAATAAAATTTCAAAACATGCAAATGGACAAATGGTTTTAAAAACCATCATCCTGTTATCAGGCTATATCTTACCGTTTATAGCTATTCTCGTTTTTCATCCTTCCTTTAATATTAGCCTGGTGCTGTGGATCCTCATGGGACTCTGTCTCGCCGGAATCGGCATGAGTGTAATGCATGACGCTAATCATGGAGCTTATTCTTCGAGTCATAAAACCAACCGTTGGCTTGGACACACTTTAAATTTACTGGGAGGTTCTGTCTTTAACTGGAAGATGCAACACAATTTACTTCACCATACTTATACTAATATTGTATCTCACGATCTGGATATTCAGGACAAGGCCATACTCCGATTCTCACCACATACAGAGGTAAAATGGTACCATAAACTACAAGCTCTTTATGCTGTAGTATTTTATGGGATTACTACTTTGTATTGGGCTTTATTAAAAGACTTTTTGCAATACGCAAAATATAAAAAAGAAGGTTTGAATAAGAATACGAAAAAACAAAACAGCATCCTGCTTTTTAAAATGATTTTTGATAAGGTTATCTATTTCATTATTTTTTTAGGCGTACCTATCTTTCTTTTTCATTTACCGGCGGGAGAAATTATTGGCGGATTCTTAGTGATGCATTTTATTGCAGGAGTGATTTTGACGGTTATTTTTCAATTGGCACATACGGTGGAAGGCACAACCCATCCTCTACCCGACGCTACCGGCACTATTGAAAATAACTGGGCAATTCACCAAATGAATACAACCGTTAACTTTTCGAGAAATCACAAATTTATTTCCTGGTATGTTGGCGGATTAAATTTTCAGGTAGAACATCATTTATTTCCAACAATTTGTCATGTGCATTATCCAAACATTACAGAAATTGTAAAGTCTACGGCCGAAGAATTTGGCGTTCCTTATCTTGAAAACCGGACTTTTGCCGATGCCTTAGCTTCGCATATGAATACACTGCGCCGTTTTGGAAAATTGCCAGACATTAACGAAGTAATAGCCTAAAAACTATTTCTTTTTACGTCGGTTATTTGCCCTGATTAAACTTCTTCGCGTATCTCTGTCTTTCTTAAACTTCTTGCGGGGATTTTGATTATTAAGATCGTTCATTTTATTCATTGCATGCTCTAATTCTTTAGGCAGCTCTCCCTTATAATCGATTCGGTAAGCAGAAAAGCCTGCGTATGGAATTTTATCTTCCATCGGATTTATCTTAATTCGTTTTGCTATATCTTTTTCTTTAAAGTAAGCGAGAAACGCCGACTCCCGTTCTTTAAGCAACTCATTAAATTTCGCGTCAACCTCTTTCTGTCCAATCAGGGCGAGGCACTTTGCCTGCACTGTAAATAGCATGGGATCTTTGGTTTTATGCTTTAAATATGCTACAAAAAGAGAATCTTTAATCGACATCTTTTCTATCTCTTCGTTCTCGTCTTCACTTAACTGATTTGCTTTGCGGTTATATTTATGAAGGTAATACCGTTTTTTCGCTTCAAATAAGAGAATATATTCTTTCTCTTTTTCTGCATAAACCAATTGTTTGATATGCAATACTACTTTTGGATCTTCTACTAAAAATTCAGACAGCTCTTCCAAAAAGTTTTCCTGGTCTGGTGATAGGGTATTTTGGCGCATTTCCCAACGCAATACACGTGACTTCTCAATTTCTTTTTCTACGCTCCGCACCTTAGTGATGTAGGCTGCGCTTACTGGTTTTACGAAGATGTTTGTTGCCACATCCAGTATCACGTCTTTAAATTTAAATTTCGGATCTTTCAAATTGCCTTTTATCGGCACTTCATAGTCAATGACATTTCCCCGTTCTCTAACGAAATACGTAATAAGGTGCATAGGCAACCATTTGTTATCTTCTCCGCGAATACGCCTATAAATTCTTGGATCAATAATGGTGAGTCGGTTTTGGGCGTTAATAATGCCATTACGTACACGCCAATCACCTTTTAATTCAAGAGTTCCCCTATCTAAAGGAAAAGAGGTATAACGAATAAGATAAGGATTAAAAAGTGTAATGGGGATCTGCTTAAAATCGTAGTGAACATCAAAATCAGAACTATCTTTAGGATTAATGCTAATCTTCACTGAGGCCTCTCCATAAGGTTTAATTCCGGTTCTTAAAGAAAATTCAACGGGCTTATTATCACGTTTAATAGAGTCAGCTAAAATATAAACAGGGTTGGCGCTCACTGAAAATTTTTCGCCCAGAGTAAAATCGTTGTATTTAAAATCGCCCTGATAAATAGCAAGTCTATTGATTTTATAATCACTCTTTAAAAAGTTTTTGGACAGTTGTTCAATGTATTTTCCGATTTCTACGATGATATTAAACTCTGAATGTTCAACTGCCTTATTACCTCCTTTACCAAACATCATTTCAATGTTGTTCAGGTAATCATACAATTCAAATTTTGCGTAAGGTTTAATGAGGGAAAGTGAATCGAAAAGATATTTTTTTGCCGAGGGATTTAACTGCTCGATCTGAATGGTAAATTTTTCGAATGCCACATAATCTTCTTCTCTCGACTTGCCAACATGTAAATCGTTTACAGCGAACAGGCCGCTGGTATTTATCTCATTTACTTTCTTAAAATTACCGGAGGCTTTAAAATCTGCATCTACATTTGCTCTGAATTTACCATAATTGGAAAGGTCTTTAAGGTATTGTTCAATAATTCCTATGTCATATTTATTTACTTTAGCTGCAATCGAATAATCTGCATTCTCTTTATTCACTACCAAATCGCCTTTCATATCTCCTTTATCATTGCCTGAGAAAAAATCGAATTTAACACTCATGGAATCGCTATCGTCGATGAGGCCAGGACTTCTGGCATTGAATTTTTTTATGGAATAATTTACCGGAATACTTTTTTCGAGGTATATAAACGTAGCGTTAACAATCTGCATATCCGGAAGATTAACGATCAGAGGCTTTTTTTTCTTTTTTGTTTTAGGATGTTTAGGCTTATAAAATTGGATAATGTCGTCAAAATTTAGAATCTTCTTATTTTGAATGACATGCGCTTTAGGATCTGTTAAGGTAAGATCACTTATTTCAAGTTCATGAAACAGTAATTTAATTAAAGAGAAATTTCCGCTTAAACTTTCGGCGCCTATAAAAACGCTATCGCTATTCGCTTCAAAAATTTTGAGTCCTCCAAACCGCACGTAACCGGTAAATGGATTCACATAGGCAGTCTCCACGGTAATTTCTCTGCCCATGATAAGACTAACATCGTACTTTTGAACGAAGTATTTTGCTATTGGTGAAAGACAAGCGATAACGATCAATACAAAGACCACAATCGAACCTAAAGCTATTAAACTTCTTTTTTTTAATTTTGAAATTGCCATATTTACCTACACGCCTCTCCCGTTTTTCGCGGAATAATTAAAGAAGTTCTAAGGACTTAGTCGAATAACTACAAATACTATACCCAGACAAGACGGAATTTGATCCCTAGAAGCAGCCTCCTCACTGTGATGGCTATTTGGACAGAAGACTTCATCAGACTTAACATTCTTTGGCACTATTGTTGTGAAGTTAAGATAGCACACGAAGAAAACGAAACTACTCAAAAACCCAAAACGAGAAATATTTTACCCAAATACCGCTCCCCAGGATACTCTGACCTGCATCGGGGACAGAAAAGCAGTTCGCCCAAGGACTGCTTTTTATTTTTCCTTAAAGACCACTCAAAGCGGCTTTTGCTTTTATGGCGTAAAACTCCCCTTCGTCCACTATTTTCTCAAATAATTTTTTCGCCTCTTCTTTATTACCGTTTTCGGAAAGAGATAAAGCTTTATAGTACATGGCTTCCTGGAGAAAGGTATTATTCGCATTAAAAATGCATTCATCGAATAGTGGAATTGCTTTAGTAAAATTCTTTTTATGATAATAACACATGGCTGTATAGAAATCACAATTTAGATCTTTCGCATTATAGGAAGCCACGTTTTTTAAAGTGTAAATTGCCTCATCATACTTACCTTTTTTAAACTTAAGCATCGCACTTGCAATTTCTTCATGCAAATAATAATCAGCACTTTCTTTTAAATTCGACTCTTTTGCATTGTCTTCATCAGATGCATAATACGCGGCAGACAAGCCTGAAAATCTGACAAACCGATTCTTTTCAAAATAAAGCGTGGTATAACTTGTGATTTTCATATC is a genomic window of Sphingobacteriaceae bacterium containing:
- a CDS encoding acyl-CoA desaturase, producing MISAPIRFIDKDRDKAKFFATLRQRVDAYFKENKISKHANGQMVLKTIILLSGYILPFIAILVFHPSFNISLVLWILMGLCLAGIGMSVMHDANHGAYSSSHKTNRWLGHTLNLLGGSVFNWKMQHNLLHHTYTNIVSHDLDIQDKAILRFSPHTEVKWYHKLQALYAVVFYGITTLYWALLKDFLQYAKYKKEGLNKNTKKQNSILLFKMIFDKVIYFIIFLGVPIFLFHLPAGEIIGGFLVMHFIAGVILTVIFQLAHTVEGTTHPLPDATGTIENNWAIHQMNTTVNFSRNHKFISWYVGGLNFQVEHHLFPTICHVHYPNITEIVKSTAEEFGVPYLENRTFADALASHMNTLRRFGKLPDINEVIA